The Medicago truncatula cultivar Jemalong A17 chromosome 4, MtrunA17r5.0-ANR, whole genome shotgun sequence genome includes a region encoding these proteins:
- the LOC120580313 gene encoding uncharacterized protein isoform X2 translates to MSKSDSEDVEIETSKRNHEISTTKSAPAPIIIQSESSTFNAGIILNETNYDMWSQIMEMHLAEKEKLSFVRGNTQPPTEKDDGYEKWYTDNQKVKRWLLMSMSPDIMKRYIRLKTARDIWKALSKAFYDGADELQVFTLNQRAFSSKQNGKSVSVYYGELVEIFSELDHRDKVIMECEKDVAAYHKSVQRQRVHIFLAGLDGEFEQIRGEILRKDPVPELEECYSMVRREFVRQTTMSGEFEKPEASAMVSRNKTNQNVFSQKQDRTRSNKSNLKCTHCNQSSHTRDRCFELVGYPEWWDHNRDQRKKHPDRNSAAAIVETKTDLEDAAGKSSALITTGGHPNEADDWLWY, encoded by the exons ATGAGCAAATCAGATTCCGAAGATGTTGAAATTGAAACATCAAAAAGGAATCATGAAATCTCTACCACTAAGTCTGCTCCTGCTCCAATTATTATTCAGTCAGAAAGTTCAACCTTCAATGCAGGGATTATACTCAATGAAACGAATTATGACATGTGGTCTCAGATTATGGAGATGCATCTTGCCGAAAAGGAAAAGCTATCATTTGTTCGTGGTAACACTCAACCCCCCACAGAAAAAGATGATGGATACGAGAAGTGGTACACCGACAATCAGAAAGTTAAACGGTGGCTGCTGATGTCTATGTCTCCAGATATTATGAAGCGGTATATTCGCCTAAAAACTGCCCGAGATATTTGGAAAGCTTTATCAAAGGCCTTTTATGATGGAGCAGATGAATTGCAAGTTTTCACATTGAATCAAAGGGCTTTCTCTTCCAAACAGAATGGAAAATCAGTTTCTGTTTATTATGGAGAATTGGTTGAAATTTTCAGCGAACTGGATCATCGGGACAAGGTGATTATGGAATGTGAAAAAGATGTTGCAGCTTATCACAAGTCAGTTCAGCGACAACGAGTGCACATATTCCTTGCTGGTTTGGATGGTGAATTCGAACAGATCCGTGGTGAAATCTTGCGCAAAGATCCGGTTCCTGAGTTAGAAGAATGCTACTCAATGGTCCGCCGCGAGTTTGTTCGACAAACAACAATGAGTGGAGAATTTGAGAAGCCTGAGGCTTCAGCCATGGTGAGCAGGaacaaaacaaaccaaaatgtTTTTTCTCAAAAACAAGATCGGACAAGGAGCAACAAGTCCAACCTTAAGTGCACTCATTGTAATCAATCTAGTCATACTAGAGATCGTTGTTTTGAGCTTGTAGGATATCCAGAATGGTGGGATCATAACCGTGACCAGCGAAAGAAGCATCCAGACAGAAATTCCGCTGCTGCAATTGTAGAAACAAAGACTGATCTGGAAGATGCTGCTGGGAAAAGCTCGGCTTTGATAACAACAGGAG GACATCCAAACGAAGCGGACGATTGGTTATGGTACTAG
- the LOC120580313 gene encoding uncharacterized protein isoform X1, which produces MSKSDSEDVEIETSKRNHEISTTKSAPAPIIIQSESSTFNAGIILNETNYDMWSQIMEMHLAEKEKLSFVRGNTQPPTEKDDGYEKWYTDNQKVKRWLLMSMSPDIMKRYIRLKTARDIWKALSKAFYDGADELQVFTLNQRAFSSKQNGKSVSVYYGELVEIFSELDHRDKVIMECEKDVAAYHKSVQRQRVHIFLAGLDGEFEQIRGEILRKDPVPELEECYSMVRREFVRQTTMSGEFEKPEASAMVSRNKTNQNVFSQKQDRTRSNKSNLKCTHCNQSSHTRDRCFELVGYPEWWDHNRDQRKKHPDRNSAAAIVETKTDLEDAAGKSSALITTGGNGGHPNEADDWLWY; this is translated from the exons ATGAGCAAATCAGATTCCGAAGATGTTGAAATTGAAACATCAAAAAGGAATCATGAAATCTCTACCACTAAGTCTGCTCCTGCTCCAATTATTATTCAGTCAGAAAGTTCAACCTTCAATGCAGGGATTATACTCAATGAAACGAATTATGACATGTGGTCTCAGATTATGGAGATGCATCTTGCCGAAAAGGAAAAGCTATCATTTGTTCGTGGTAACACTCAACCCCCCACAGAAAAAGATGATGGATACGAGAAGTGGTACACCGACAATCAGAAAGTTAAACGGTGGCTGCTGATGTCTATGTCTCCAGATATTATGAAGCGGTATATTCGCCTAAAAACTGCCCGAGATATTTGGAAAGCTTTATCAAAGGCCTTTTATGATGGAGCAGATGAATTGCAAGTTTTCACATTGAATCAAAGGGCTTTCTCTTCCAAACAGAATGGAAAATCAGTTTCTGTTTATTATGGAGAATTGGTTGAAATTTTCAGCGAACTGGATCATCGGGACAAGGTGATTATGGAATGTGAAAAAGATGTTGCAGCTTATCACAAGTCAGTTCAGCGACAACGAGTGCACATATTCCTTGCTGGTTTGGATGGTGAATTCGAACAGATCCGTGGTGAAATCTTGCGCAAAGATCCGGTTCCTGAGTTAGAAGAATGCTACTCAATGGTCCGCCGCGAGTTTGTTCGACAAACAACAATGAGTGGAGAATTTGAGAAGCCTGAGGCTTCAGCCATGGTGAGCAGGaacaaaacaaaccaaaatgtTTTTTCTCAAAAACAAGATCGGACAAGGAGCAACAAGTCCAACCTTAAGTGCACTCATTGTAATCAATCTAGTCATACTAGAGATCGTTGTTTTGAGCTTGTAGGATATCCAGAATGGTGGGATCATAACCGTGACCAGCGAAAGAAGCATCCAGACAGAAATTCCGCTGCTGCAATTGTAGAAACAAAGACTGATCTGGAAGATGCTGCTGGGAAAAGCTCGGCTTTGATAACAACAGGAGGTAATGGTG GACATCCAAACGAAGCGGACGATTGGTTATGGTACTAG